Proteins encoded by one window of Candidatus Omnitrophota bacterium:
- the hflX gene encoding GTPase HflX: MERAILVITHLKQEKKGWDLEDDAQELEELTLSSGGEVLEKITVEIKKPHPAYFIGRGKVQEIAISAQRNGAEVVIFSDNLSSTQQRNLEEIIQVKTIDRTQLILDIFARHARSMEGKIQVELAQLEYLYPRLTGKGIMLSRLGGGIGTRGPGEQKLEVDRRRIRKRIAKLKNDLELIKSRRDTLRKKRKELDIPLVAIIGYTNAGKTTLLNTLTASQELVQNSLFSTLDAVSRRYILPDKQRILFIDTVGFLHKLPHGLIEAFKSTLEEVKEADILLHVLDISDPLAQKKKEAVYEVLSELEAIGKPIITALNKIDRLENKEVLENKLSRYENAVAVSALYGMGLELLINKITTILKSRLVSLKIFLPLKEAKFISLIHREGRVIKEEYSPQGVYLEAEIPCLLKERIVSSWKSFAK, encoded by the coding sequence ATGGAACGAGCAATTTTAGTAATTACCCATCTAAAACAGGAAAAAAAAGGCTGGGATCTTGAGGATGATGCCCAGGAATTGGAAGAGTTAACTTTGTCTTCAGGTGGCGAGGTGTTAGAAAAAATAACCGTGGAGATAAAAAAACCACATCCTGCCTATTTTATTGGACGGGGTAAGGTTCAAGAGATTGCCATTAGTGCTCAAAGAAACGGTGCAGAGGTGGTTATATTTAGCGATAATCTTTCTAGTACCCAGCAGAGAAACCTTGAAGAGATTATTCAGGTTAAAACTATTGATAGGACACAGTTAATTCTTGATATATTTGCTCGTCATGCGCGGAGTATGGAAGGCAAGATTCAGGTGGAACTGGCGCAGTTAGAATATCTTTATCCTCGTCTTACGGGTAAAGGGATTATGCTTTCCCGTTTGGGAGGGGGCATTGGAACACGTGGACCGGGTGAACAAAAGTTGGAGGTTGACCGAAGGAGGATTAGGAAACGCATTGCCAAATTGAAAAATGATTTAGAGCTGATAAAATCAAGAAGAGATACGTTGAGAAAGAAAAGAAAAGAGCTTGATATTCCCCTTGTAGCGATCATTGGTTATACCAATGCTGGTAAAACCACTCTTCTCAATACCCTTACTGCCTCCCAGGAATTGGTGCAGAATAGTTTATTCAGCACTCTTGATGCAGTTTCCCGAAGATACATTTTACCGGATAAACAAAGGATTCTCTTTATAGATACAGTGGGGTTCCTTCATAAGCTTCCCCATGGACTCATTGAAGCATTCAAATCCACTTTAGAGGAGGTAAAAGAAGCAGATATTCTCTTACATGTTCTGGATATTTCTGACCCGCTGGCGCAAAAAAAGAAAGAAGCGGTTTATGAAGTTCTGTCAGAATTGGAAGCAATAGGCAAGCCGATTATTACTGCTCTGAATAAGATAGACAGATTGGAGAATAAGGAAGTTCTTGAGAATAAGCTTTCACGTTATGAAAATGCGGTAGCAGTTTCTGCGTTGTATGGGATGGGATTAGAACTGCTTATAAATAAAATCACCACTATCCTTAAATCCCGATTGGTTTCTCTAAAAATATTTCTTCCTTTAAAAGAAGCAAAATTTATTTCACTTATCCATCGAGAAGGAAGGGTCATTAAGGAAGAATATTCCCCTCAGGGGGTTTATCTTGAAGCAGAGATTCCTTGTTTGCTAAAAGAGCGCATTGTTTCCAGTTGGAAAAGTTTTGCAAAATAA
- a CDS encoding HAD family phosphatase, with the protein MKIKTIIFDLGNVLIRFSHSIAAKKLTQYSPYSHEEIHNLIFDSNIVSRYETGKIKTKDFFFRLKKLLKLNIGYLELRRIWNEIFFANPPVELIVKKLKGRYRLILLSNINYSHFAYIKEKFPVVGEFDRIILSYRVGFRKPHPLIYKKAIEVSNCLPGEILYIDDRVDLVSAALVLGINALCFRTVGELKKAMGRLGVNSL; encoded by the coding sequence ATGAAGATAAAGACCATAATTTTTGACTTGGGAAATGTTTTGATTAGATTTAGCCATTCTATCGCGGCAAAGAAACTTACTCAGTATAGTCCCTATAGTCACGAAGAAATTCATAATCTTATTTTTGATTCAAACATTGTTTCCCGTTACGAGACAGGGAAGATAAAGACAAAAGATTTCTTTTTCCGCCTTAAGAAACTTCTAAAACTAAACATCGGTTATCTTGAATTACGCAGAATCTGGAATGAGATTTTCTTTGCTAATCCCCCTGTAGAGCTGATTGTTAAGAAATTGAAGGGGAGATACCGTTTGATTTTGCTTTCTAACATAAACTATTCCCATTTTGCTTATATCAAAGAGAAATTCCCGGTGGTAGGAGAATTTGACCGGATCATTCTTTCTTATCGGGTGGGTTTCAGGAAACCACATCCTTTGATATACAAGAAGGCAATAGAAGTGAGCAATTGTTTGCCTGGGGAGATTCTCTATATTGATGACCGTGTGGATTTGGTTTCCGCAGCCCTTGTGTTGGGGATAAATGCGCTATGTTTTAGGACAGTGGGAGAGTTAAAGAAAGCAATGGGACGATTGGGAGTAAATAGCTTATAA